Proteins from a genomic interval of Fibrobacter sp.:
- a CDS encoding PilN domain-containing protein: protein MADKNTKTKEKAKAKKSKRDICISINLLPAEYRKVKKDLSWITDRRIIWPTVALLIAIVGMVMLYTHTTETLEEHQNKVTQMKAEVERERPLLTKIGELEQKQAIVNTKINALKSIQVSKKRWVVLFENVSSVLPPNMWLTSLNQVSEDNLEMKGMTFDFSEVAEYMVKLEKQVSIEKVSLLTISTTKVEGEEAYSFTIKVVLKQDLGDN, encoded by the coding sequence ATGGCTGATAAGAATACAAAGACAAAGGAAAAGGCCAAGGCGAAGAAGTCGAAACGCGACATCTGCATTTCGATTAACCTTTTGCCTGCGGAATACCGCAAGGTCAAGAAGGACCTGTCGTGGATTACTGACCGTCGAATCATCTGGCCTACGGTGGCGCTGCTTATTGCGATTGTCGGTATGGTGATGCTTTATACCCACACGACGGAAACTTTGGAAGAGCACCAGAACAAAGTCACCCAGATGAAGGCGGAAGTCGAGCGTGAACGCCCGTTGCTCACCAAGATTGGTGAACTGGAGCAGAAGCAGGCTATCGTCAACACCAAGATAAACGCGCTCAAGAGCATCCAGGTGAGCAAGAAGCGCTGGGTCGTGCTCTTCGAGAACGTCTCGTCGGTGCTGCCGCCCAATATGTGGCTCACGAGCCTGAACCAGGTGTCCGAAGACAACCTGGAAATGAAGGGCATGACGTTCGACTTTTCTGAGGTGGCCGAATATATGGTCAAGCTCGAAAAGCAGGTCAGCATTGAAAAGGTCTCGCTGTTGACTATCTCTACGACGAAGGTCGAGGGAGAAGAGGCGTATAGCTTCACCATAAAGGTTGTCCTGAAACAGGACCTGGGGGATAACTAG